One segment of Candidatus Krumholzibacteriia bacterium DNA contains the following:
- a CDS encoding M48 family metallopeptidase — MVRFAWIRSMLAVCAATMLVAACSTVPLTGRKQLNIIPDSEMLSMSYQQYDQFLTENKKSTDAGKTAMIQRVGKRIQAAVEQYARDTNNSKQLDGYQWEFNLVESDEVNAWCMPGGKVVFYTGILPVCQDENGIAVVMGHEVAHAVAKHGSERMSQGLLAQMGGVALSEALKSEPEQTQALAMTAFGVGAQYGALLPFSRKQESEADHLGLVFMAMAGYDPHVAVPFWERMAAGGGGKPPEFMSTHPSDQTRINNLNSLMPEAMKYYKPVP, encoded by the coding sequence ATGGTTCGCTTTGCCTGGATTCGTAGTATGCTCGCGGTATGCGCGGCGACGATGCTCGTTGCGGCGTGTTCCACCGTTCCCCTCACCGGTCGCAAACAACTCAACATCATCCCGGATTCCGAGATGCTCTCGATGAGCTATCAGCAGTACGACCAGTTCCTCACCGAAAACAAGAAGTCCACCGACGCCGGGAAGACGGCCATGATCCAGCGCGTCGGCAAGCGTATCCAGGCGGCGGTGGAGCAGTACGCGCGCGACACCAACAACAGCAAACAACTCGACGGCTACCAGTGGGAGTTCAACCTGGTGGAGAGCGACGAGGTCAACGCGTGGTGCATGCCCGGCGGCAAGGTGGTCTTCTACACCGGCATCCTGCCGGTGTGCCAGGACGAGAACGGCATCGCGGTGGTGATGGGGCACGAAGTGGCGCACGCGGTGGCCAAGCACGGTTCCGAGCGCATGAGCCAGGGGTTGCTGGCACAGATGGGCGGCGTGGCGCTGTCCGAAGCGCTCAAGAGCGAGCCCGAGCAGACGCAGGCGCTGGCCATGACCGCCTTCGGCGTGGGCGCGCAGTACGGCGCGCTGCTTCCCTTCAGCCGCAAGCAGGAGAGCGAGGCCGACCACCTCGGGCTGGTGTTCATGGCCATGGCGGGGTACGACCCGCACGTGGCGGTGCCCTTCTGGGAGCGGATGGCGGCGGGCGGCGGCGGCAAGCCGCCGGAGTTCATGAGCACGCACCCGTCGGATCAGACTCGCATCAATAATCTCAACAGCCTTATGCCGGAGGCGATGAAATACTACAAGCCAGTTCCATAA
- a CDS encoding T9SS type A sorting domain-containing protein translates to MRTRLVASAVAAVAFVGFLSLPRIAGALSTEVFNSSFDNGLPAEMSAPGCGLDGVQGWAGLGTPGNQFSGSFLRYSTISIVDTKLTLHNLPAHDHVSISFLLAVIDSWDGTELLKVSVDGVEVFSNWFQLASGDASSYIAPPGGLLSSGTELGFSLGSWYARDRAYDMLVEPVFNDIPHTADSLVVTWYLGAVSGGAAANWQGGNDESWALDNVRVSVSGAATGIGGTPGLHALTLLGNAPNPFQASTTFRVCSPREDEAQVDVFDATGRRVRSTSARLTGGWQDMAFSGVDDHGRPLASGVYFYRVTGAGATQTRKMVIMR, encoded by the coding sequence ATGAGAACGCGTCTTGTCGCTTCCGCCGTGGCGGCGGTGGCGTTTGTCGGGTTTCTCTCCCTCCCCCGCATCGCGGGGGCGCTGTCGACCGAGGTATTTAACTCCAGTTTTGATAATGGGTTACCGGCGGAGATGTCCGCCCCGGGCTGCGGTCTGGACGGGGTCCAAGGCTGGGCCGGACTGGGAACACCGGGCAACCAGTTTTCCGGGAGTTTCCTCCGCTACAGCACCATTTCCATTGTCGACACAAAGCTCACGCTTCACAACCTGCCCGCGCACGACCACGTTTCCATCTCGTTTCTGCTGGCCGTGATCGACTCGTGGGACGGCACCGAGCTGCTCAAGGTGTCGGTGGACGGCGTGGAGGTGTTCTCCAACTGGTTCCAGCTTGCCTCCGGCGATGCATCCAGCTACATCGCGCCTCCGGGCGGACTGTTGAGCTCGGGCACCGAGCTCGGATTCAGCCTCGGCTCCTGGTACGCCCGCGACCGGGCCTATGACATGTTGGTGGAACCGGTGTTCAACGACATTCCCCACACCGCCGACTCGCTCGTGGTCACCTGGTACCTGGGCGCCGTTTCGGGGGGAGCGGCGGCAAACTGGCAGGGCGGAAACGATGAGTCGTGGGCGCTCGACAACGTGCGGGTGTCGGTTTCCGGGGCGGCCACCGGCATCGGCGGCACCCCCGGACTTCACGCCCTGACGCTGCTGGGAAACGCGCCCAACCCCTTCCAGGCGAGCACGACGTTTCGGGTGTGCTCGCCGCGTGAGGACGAGGCGCAGGTTGATGTGTTCGACGCAACGGGGCGGCGCGTGCGCAGCACGTCGGCGCGGCTCACGGGCGGCTGGCAGGATATGGCGTTTTCCGGCGTGGACGACCACGGTCGCCCGCTGGCGAGCGGCGTGTACTTCTATCGCGTCACAGGCGCGGGGGCCACACAAACGCGCAAGATGGTAATCATGCGCTGA
- a CDS encoding threonine synthase, with protein MMSFLSHLECSQCGRRFIADVLHNLSTHCRRPLLARYDLDAAHRAIDFNTLPQRPRGVWRFPELQPVRDPARRLTLGEGGTPLVRASRLAAALGAGDELYIKDESPNPTGSFKARGMAVAVSRALELGARSLSAPSAGNAACALAAYAARAGVEAHVYMPADVPPSFVAQCRAFGAHVHLIDGLITDCGRVSTEEAGKHGRFDLSTLKEPYRLEGKKTLGYELAEQLGWTLPDVVIYPTGGGTGLVGMWKAFQEMESLAWIGKKRPRMVSVQSDGCAPIVRAFESGAETATMFEDAHTIADGLRVPAAVGDVLMLRALRDSGGTALAVPDAALMEGANLMARTEGIFAAPEGGATVAAYRMLRKREWIRPGERVVLFNTGSGLSYVHLWNPAAE; from the coding sequence ATGATGAGCTTCCTCTCCCATCTTGAATGCAGCCAGTGCGGGCGGCGCTTCATCGCCGACGTGCTGCACAACCTCTCCACCCACTGCCGGCGGCCGCTGCTGGCGCGTTATGACCTCGACGCCGCGCACCGCGCCATCGATTTCAACACGCTGCCCCAACGGCCCCGTGGCGTGTGGCGCTTCCCGGAGCTGCAACCGGTGCGCGATCCCGCCCGGCGCCTCACGCTGGGCGAGGGGGGCACCCCGCTGGTGCGTGCGTCGCGCCTGGCCGCCGCGCTGGGTGCGGGCGACGAGTTGTACATCAAGGACGAAAGCCCCAATCCCACCGGCTCGTTCAAGGCGCGCGGCATGGCGGTGGCGGTATCACGCGCGCTCGAGCTGGGCGCACGTTCGCTTTCTGCCCCGTCGGCCGGAAACGCCGCGTGTGCGCTGGCCGCCTACGCGGCGCGCGCAGGGGTGGAAGCGCACGTCTACATGCCCGCCGATGTGCCGCCGTCGTTCGTGGCCCAGTGCCGCGCGTTTGGTGCGCACGTGCACCTGATCGACGGTCTCATCACGGACTGCGGGCGCGTGTCCACCGAGGAGGCGGGGAAGCACGGGCGTTTCGACCTCTCCACGCTCAAAGAGCCCTACCGCCTGGAGGGCAAGAAGACCCTCGGCTACGAGCTGGCCGAGCAGTTGGGCTGGACGCTGCCCGACGTGGTCATCTATCCCACCGGCGGCGGCACCGGCCTGGTGGGGATGTGGAAGGCTTTCCAGGAAATGGAGTCGCTGGCGTGGATCGGAAAGAAGCGCCCGCGCATGGTGAGCGTGCAGTCCGACGGCTGTGCGCCCATCGTGCGCGCATTCGAGAGCGGCGCGGAAACCGCGACGATGTTCGAGGACGCGCACACCATCGCCGACGGCCTGCGCGTGCCGGCGGCGGTGGGCGACGTGCTCATGCTGCGCGCATTGCGCGATTCCGGCGGCACCGCGCTGGCGGTGCCGGATGCAGCACTCATGGAGGGCGCCAATCTCATGGCGCGCACCGAGGGCATCTTCGCCGCACCCGAAGGCGGCGCCACGGTGGCGGCGTACCGGATGCTGCGCAAGCGGGAATGGATACGGCCCGGCGAACGCGTGGTGCTGTTCAACACCGGCAGCGGCCTGTCGTACGTGCACCTGTGGAATCCGGCCGCGGAGTGA
- a CDS encoding redoxin domain-containing protein, translated as MKTRLSIVPLCLLVLSVTTVASDTAGDAGKKCVLRVAERYRAMTTYDIRGETRMSIQSSAMREQVIEGKLHMAGVQPDLHFVETSGSPMMSSWSLIRQDSTWTYLVAMRQYTVKPASSAIGSQNGGTFGEYLMLGRKADGARLVREENVQTAAGERNCLVVVLPPDTMAVGEGTLTRADTMWVDAERDFVLKRVLGVSGITSMGEVSMLATVRMEAPELDRRPPDSLFVFTPPPGAMRVDEFAGTPAPAPTGQPAEPFTLADLAGRQVSLSEHRGKVVLLDFWATWCGPCRLEMPHVDALSRELAREGLMVFAITSESRELASDFLKKNGIGLRCLIDAGGKVFQAYQIEALPTVVVIDRDGKVSDVLVGLQTEASLRSAVRKAGIE; from the coding sequence ATGAAAACCCGACTATCAATCGTTCCGTTGTGTCTCCTGGTACTGTCCGTTACCACCGTCGCATCCGACACGGCAGGCGATGCGGGCAAGAAGTGCGTGCTCCGCGTGGCCGAGCGCTATCGCGCAATGACCACTTACGACATCCGCGGCGAGACGAGAATGAGCATCCAGTCGTCGGCTATGCGCGAACAGGTCATCGAGGGGAAGTTGCACATGGCCGGCGTTCAGCCCGACCTCCACTTTGTAGAAACCAGCGGCAGCCCGATGATGAGTTCGTGGTCACTCATCCGGCAGGATTCCACCTGGACATATCTCGTCGCGATGCGCCAGTACACCGTCAAGCCCGCGTCGTCGGCCATTGGGAGCCAGAATGGCGGGACGTTCGGGGAATACCTGATGCTCGGCCGCAAGGCGGACGGTGCCCGCCTGGTCCGCGAAGAGAACGTGCAAACGGCCGCCGGTGAAAGAAACTGCCTGGTGGTGGTGCTCCCGCCCGACACCATGGCCGTCGGCGAAGGTACCCTCACCCGGGCCGACACGATGTGGGTGGATGCGGAACGTGACTTCGTACTCAAGCGCGTGCTGGGTGTCTCGGGGATCACGTCGATGGGAGAGGTGTCGATGTTGGCCACCGTGCGCATGGAAGCACCGGAACTGGATCGCCGCCCCCCGGATTCGTTGTTCGTGTTCACCCCGCCGCCCGGCGCAATGCGCGTGGACGAGTTTGCCGGAACGCCAGCGCCGGCGCCGACAGGTCAGCCCGCCGAACCGTTCACACTCGCGGACCTCGCGGGCAGGCAGGTTTCGCTTTCGGAGCACAGGGGCAAGGTGGTGCTGCTGGATTTCTGGGCCACGTGGTGCGGGCCGTGTCGGCTGGAGATGCCGCACGTCGACGCACTTAGCCGCGAGCTGGCCCGCGAGGGGCTGATGGTGTTTGCCATCACATCCGAAAGCCGCGAGCTGGCGTCGGACTTCCTCAAGAAGAACGGTATTGGGCTTCGCTGCCTCATCGACGCCGGGGGCAAGGTGTTCCAGGCATACCAGATCGAGGCGCTGCCCACCGTGGTCGTGATCGATCGGGACGGCAAGGTGTCCGACGTTCTGGTGGGACTGCAGACCGAGGCGAGCCTGCGCTCGGCGGTGCGCAAGGCGGGGATCGAGTAA
- a CDS encoding transporter substrate-binding domain-containing protein, with product MALSGGAIPASGADRKPDDSPRNAIQARTGDFDTMRDNRVIRVLVPYSRTLYFNDKGKERGLTAELVRDFEEYINQKYRKTLKRRPITVLIIPTPRDQLIPHLVQGLGDIAAGNLTATDERLKQVDFTAPPDQRPVSEVVLTRKQDGPLASVDDLAGRTVQVRASSSYYESLRLVNQTLAQDKKKPIKIVAVSEVLEDEDLMEMLDAGVLQTIVVDDWKATMWAQILPGILVNEGAAVHSGGLTGWAYRKNSPLLAAELNDFYYKYEKQRGTIPYRFAQYNKQVKRLQDPTGRNDWKRFQETMALFEKYGAQYGFDPLMLVAQGFQESKLDQSVRSPVGAIGVMQLMPNTGAAMKVGDITVTEPNIHAGAKYLNKIMTDYFQDAHFDDFNRTLFAFAAYNAGPSRISSLRKEAANRGLNPDVWFENVEIVVSEKVGSETTKYVRNIVKYYVAYKLALEMQEEQQKAREALKPSGG from the coding sequence GTGGCGCTCAGCGGGGGTGCCATCCCGGCGTCCGGGGCTGACCGGAAGCCGGACGACTCTCCGCGCAACGCCATCCAGGCGCGCACCGGCGACTTCGACACGATGCGCGACAACCGCGTAATACGCGTCCTGGTTCCCTACAGCCGCACCCTGTACTTCAACGACAAGGGCAAGGAGCGGGGTCTCACCGCGGAACTGGTGCGCGACTTCGAGGAATACATCAACCAGAAGTACCGCAAGACCCTCAAGCGCCGGCCGATCACCGTCCTCATCATTCCCACCCCACGCGACCAGCTGATTCCCCACCTGGTGCAGGGGCTGGGCGACATCGCCGCCGGAAACCTCACCGCCACCGACGAGCGTCTGAAACAGGTCGACTTCACCGCGCCCCCGGACCAGCGGCCCGTCTCGGAAGTCGTGCTCACCCGCAAGCAGGACGGTCCGCTGGCGAGCGTTGACGACCTCGCGGGCCGCACCGTGCAGGTGCGCGCATCGTCGAGCTATTACGAGAGCCTGCGCCTGGTAAATCAGACGCTTGCGCAAGACAAGAAGAAACCCATCAAGATCGTCGCCGTCTCAGAAGTGCTCGAAGACGAGGACCTGATGGAGATGCTGGACGCCGGCGTGCTGCAGACAATCGTGGTGGACGACTGGAAGGCAACCATGTGGGCCCAGATACTCCCCGGCATCCTCGTCAACGAAGGGGCGGCGGTGCACAGCGGCGGCCTCACCGGGTGGGCGTACCGCAAGAACAGCCCGCTGCTCGCGGCCGAACTGAACGACTTCTACTACAAGTACGAGAAGCAGCGCGGAACCATTCCCTATCGCTTTGCCCAGTACAACAAGCAGGTGAAACGGCTGCAGGACCCGACCGGGCGCAACGACTGGAAGCGCTTCCAGGAAACGATGGCGCTGTTCGAGAAATACGGCGCGCAGTACGGCTTCGACCCGCTGATGCTGGTGGCGCAGGGCTTCCAGGAGTCAAAGCTGGACCAGAGCGTGCGCAGCCCGGTGGGTGCGATCGGCGTCATGCAGCTCATGCCGAATACGGGGGCGGCGATGAAGGTGGGGGACATCACGGTGACCGAGCCCAACATCCACGCCGGCGCCAAGTACCTGAACAAGATCATGACCGACTACTTCCAGGACGCACACTTCGACGACTTCAACCGTACCCTGTTCGCGTTTGCGGCCTACAACGCCGGTCCCAGCCGGATCTCGAGCCTGCGCAAGGAGGCGGCCAATCGCGGACTCAACCCGGACGTGTGGTTTGAGAACGTGGAGATCGTGGTGTCGGAAAAGGTGGGCAGCGAGACGACGAAATACGTGCGCAACATCGTGAAATACTACGTCGCCTACAAACTCGCGCTGGAGATGCAGGAAGAGCAGCAGAAGGCGCGCGAAGCGCTGAAACCGTCGGGCGGCTGA
- a CDS encoding M28 family peptidase, with the protein MRYTLLPAALILFLTVPTLHAETPSASDDTAGEAVFLKNTRQLTYGGKRAGEGYFSADGKQLIFQAEREADNPFYQIYILSLETGDSHRVSNGVGKTTCAYFRADGERVMFASTHLDPEAAQKQKDELEFRASGKERRYAWDYDETYDIFSCKPDGSDMKRLTEARGYDAEGSYSPDGKWIVFASMRDAYSGTLSEEDQKRLEMDPSYFGEIYIMAADGSGQKRLTTEPGYDGGPFFTPDGKRIVWRHFAPDGMVADVFTMDLEGGNRVQLTDFESMSWAPFFHPSGEYVIFTTNKLGFSNFELYIVDREGSKEPVRVTFTDGFDGLPVFAPDGKTLAWTANRTADKKSQIFMAAWNDQAARAALAAAPARDQRSSLDGVLWDRNTAVYRAPMKRDKKSQHITMSPEIRAEDMHNTVAYLADDDLAGRMTGSDGEKKARSYIATRFRDAGLTPLGDDDYLQPFPFTSGVKLVPGKNTLSVTANGETRALEVDKDFRPLAYSDNTSVEGPVAFVGYGLKTPASGEGSYDAYGGFDVTDKVLLILNYVPEGVSMERRMELNMYSGGRYKAMAARERGAKAILVVTGPTSPNAGALQSLGFDQSLAGSGIPVLSISGETADLLLKGHDKSLKEIQEQLDVENPHAEGTFDLEGVTVSISTDIEREKSQGNNVIGYLPPANNDDTAPVLVIGAHYDHLGLGESGSLADKDEQGKIHNGADDNASGTATMLELADALSALYQSDPDKFTFGIVFAAWSGEEIGVIGSNYWVQHPTLPLERVAAYLNFDMVGRMKDNTLMLQGVGSSDAWAGFIEKRNVVAGFDLKLQEDPYLPTDTYAFYPAGVPVIAFFTGSHADYHRPSDDTETLDYPDMERVAKFAMGMALDIMAGGEKLAYVKVAPSSENTGSRASMRVFLGTIPDYSEGEMEGVKLTGVRADGPADKAGLKGGDVIVELAGKEIKNIYDYTYALDALKVGEPATVVVIRDGERVSLSIIPEARK; encoded by the coding sequence ATGCGATACACGTTGCTTCCGGCCGCACTGATTCTCTTTCTAACCGTCCCGACACTCCACGCCGAAACCCCGTCGGCATCCGATGACACCGCCGGCGAGGCCGTGTTCCTCAAGAACACGCGCCAGCTCACCTACGGCGGCAAGCGCGCGGGTGAGGGCTACTTTTCCGCCGACGGCAAACAACTCATCTTCCAGGCCGAACGCGAGGCGGACAACCCGTTCTATCAGATTTACATTCTGTCGCTCGAAACCGGCGACTCGCACCGGGTGAGCAACGGTGTGGGCAAGACGACCTGCGCGTACTTCCGCGCTGACGGCGAACGGGTGATGTTCGCCTCCACCCACCTCGATCCGGAAGCAGCGCAGAAGCAGAAGGACGAACTCGAGTTCCGCGCCTCGGGCAAGGAGCGCCGCTACGCCTGGGACTACGACGAGACCTACGACATCTTCTCGTGCAAGCCGGACGGCAGCGACATGAAGCGCCTCACCGAGGCCCGCGGCTACGACGCCGAGGGCTCGTACTCGCCGGACGGCAAGTGGATCGTGTTCGCGTCGATGCGCGACGCGTACTCGGGAACGTTGTCCGAGGAGGACCAGAAGCGCCTGGAGATGGACCCGTCGTACTTCGGCGAGATCTACATCATGGCCGCGGACGGTTCCGGCCAGAAGCGCCTCACCACCGAGCCCGGCTACGACGGCGGCCCGTTCTTCACCCCCGACGGCAAGCGCATCGTGTGGCGCCACTTCGCGCCCGACGGCATGGTGGCCGACGTGTTCACCATGGACCTCGAGGGCGGCAACCGTGTGCAGTTGACGGATTTTGAATCCATGTCGTGGGCGCCGTTCTTTCACCCCAGCGGTGAGTACGTGATCTTCACCACCAACAAGCTGGGCTTCTCGAACTTCGAACTGTACATCGTGGACCGCGAGGGCAGCAAGGAGCCGGTGCGGGTTACCTTCACCGACGGCTTCGACGGATTGCCGGTGTTTGCGCCGGACGGAAAGACGCTGGCGTGGACGGCCAACCGCACCGCGGACAAGAAGTCGCAGATCTTCATGGCGGCGTGGAACGACCAGGCCGCGCGCGCCGCCCTTGCGGCGGCGCCGGCGCGTGACCAGCGTTCGAGTCTGGACGGCGTGCTCTGGGACCGGAACACCGCTGTCTACCGCGCACCCATGAAGCGCGACAAGAAGTCCCAGCACATCACCATGTCCCCGGAGATTCGGGCCGAAGACATGCATAACACCGTGGCCTACCTGGCCGACGACGACCTCGCGGGGCGCATGACCGGCTCCGACGGCGAGAAGAAGGCGCGCTCTTACATCGCGACGCGCTTTCGCGACGCGGGTCTCACGCCGCTCGGCGACGACGACTACCTGCAGCCGTTTCCGTTCACGTCGGGCGTAAAGCTGGTACCCGGGAAGAATACGCTTTCCGTCACCGCGAACGGCGAAACCCGCGCGCTGGAAGTCGACAAGGACTTCCGCCCCCTGGCGTACAGCGATAACACGTCGGTCGAGGGACCGGTGGCGTTCGTGGGCTACGGTCTGAAGACCCCCGCCTCGGGCGAGGGCAGCTACGACGCGTACGGCGGCTTCGACGTCACGGACAAGGTGCTGTTGATTCTCAACTACGTACCCGAAGGTGTCAGCATGGAACGGCGCATGGAGTTGAACATGTATTCCGGCGGCCGTTACAAGGCGATGGCCGCTCGCGAGCGCGGCGCGAAAGCCATCCTCGTGGTCACCGGACCCACCTCGCCCAATGCGGGCGCGCTGCAGTCGCTGGGCTTCGACCAGTCGCTGGCCGGCTCCGGCATCCCGGTGCTTTCCATCTCCGGCGAGACTGCGGACCTGCTGCTCAAGGGCCACGACAAGTCGCTCAAGGAGATCCAGGAACAGCTGGACGTGGAGAATCCGCACGCGGAGGGCACCTTCGACCTGGAGGGCGTGACCGTTTCCATCTCCACCGACATCGAGCGCGAGAAGAGCCAGGGCAACAACGTAATCGGCTACCTGCCCCCCGCCAACAACGACGACACCGCGCCGGTGCTGGTGATCGGCGCGCACTACGACCACCTCGGCCTCGGCGAGAGCGGCTCGCTGGCCGACAAGGACGAGCAGGGCAAGATTCACAACGGCGCAGACGACAACGCGTCGGGAACCGCCACCATGCTGGAACTGGCCGACGCGCTGAGCGCCCTGTACCAGAGCGACCCGGACAAGTTCACCTTTGGCATCGTGTTCGCGGCGTGGTCGGGCGAGGAGATCGGCGTCATCGGCTCCAACTACTGGGTGCAGCACCCCACCCTTCCGCTGGAGCGCGTGGCCGCGTACCTGAACTTCGACATGGTGGGTCGCATGAAGGACAACACGCTGATGCTGCAGGGCGTGGGGTCGTCGGACGCGTGGGCCGGGTTCATCGAGAAGCGCAACGTGGTGGCCGGCTTCGACCTGAAACTGCAGGAGGACCCGTACCTGCCCACGGATACCTACGCGTTCTATCCCGCCGGCGTGCCCGTGATTGCCTTCTTCACCGGCAGCCACGCGGACTACCACCGCCCCAGCGACGATACCGAGACGCTCGACTACCCGGACATGGAGCGCGTCGCGAAGTTCGCGATGGGCATGGCGCTCGACATCATGGCCGGGGGCGAGAAACTGGCGTACGTGAAGGTGGCACCGTCCAGCGAGAACACCGGGTCGCGCGCGTCGATGCGCGTGTTCCTGGGCACCATCCCCGACTACTCGGAGGGCGAGATGGAGGGGGTCAAGCTCACCGGCGTGCGCGCCGACGGCCCCGCGGACAAGGCGGGCCTCAAGGGCGGCGACGTGATCGTCGAACTGGCCGGCAAGGAGATCAAGAACATCTACGACTACACCTACGCGCTGGATGCGCTCAAGGTGGGTGAGCCGGCGACGGTGGTCGTCATTCGGGACGGCGAGCGCGTGTCGCTGTCGATCATCCCCGAGGCGCGAAAGTAA
- a CDS encoding S9 family peptidase codes for MKPPVARRVPREITVHDNTRVDDYYWLRERDNPEVTAYLRAENAYADALMAPTEPLQETLYQEMLSRVRETDATVPVREDDYLYYLRTEAGRQYEILCRRRDRPGAAEEIILDENQLAEGHAYCAVGAAEVSPDHTLLAYTVDTSGSEVYQLFVRDLATGAVIDGPISGVSSDVEWANDSHTLFYLILDEQMRPYRLHSHEVGADAARDPELYSEPDAAFYVGIEVSRSREYLFVTMESHATSEVRALHLDQSVQRELTDPDALRLIAPRKADVEYHVAHSGESLFIVSNEAAMNFRVFETPVTDTARESWREIIPHRPAVKIEGIEAFERYLVVVEREGGLKRIRIIDLITRESRYVAFDEPVYTVGLERNPGFQETQLRFSYSSLTMPRSVFDFDMQTGTRALLKRYDVPGDYDPARYTSERVHAAATDGTRVPISLVYRKDTPRDGSAPLLLYGYGAYGISVEPHFSPNRASLLDRGFIFAIAHVRGGGELGRDWYERGKKLYKRNTFTDFLACADHLVARNYARKGNIVCYGGSAGGMLIGAVVNARPEVWRAAVAVVPFLDVLNTMLDDTLPLTVLEYDEWGNPADLKFHDYILSYSPYDNMRAQHYPPMLLLSGLNDRRVQYWEPAKWTARLRTIKTDGNPLLLRTRMDEGHKGASGRYDYLRDVAREYAFIIESDRIGAETKEKA; via the coding sequence TTGAAGCCGCCGGTTGCGCGCCGCGTGCCGCGGGAAATCACCGTCCACGACAACACGCGCGTGGATGACTACTACTGGCTCCGCGAGCGCGACAACCCCGAAGTGACCGCCTACCTCCGGGCCGAAAACGCCTACGCCGACGCGCTCATGGCGCCAACGGAGCCCCTGCAGGAGACCCTCTACCAGGAAATGCTCTCGCGCGTGCGCGAGACCGATGCCACCGTCCCCGTCCGCGAGGACGATTATCTTTACTATCTGCGCACCGAGGCGGGGCGCCAGTACGAGATCCTCTGCCGGCGCCGCGACCGGCCGGGTGCGGCCGAAGAGATCATCCTCGACGAGAACCAGCTGGCGGAGGGCCACGCCTACTGCGCGGTGGGCGCGGCCGAAGTGAGCCCGGACCACACGCTGCTCGCCTACACGGTGGACACCTCCGGCAGCGAGGTGTACCAGCTCTTCGTGCGCGACCTCGCCACCGGTGCGGTCATCGACGGCCCCATCTCCGGCGTTTCCTCCGATGTGGAATGGGCCAACGACAGCCACACGCTCTTCTACCTCATCCTGGACGAGCAGATGCGGCCGTACCGGCTGCACAGCCACGAGGTCGGCGCCGACGCCGCGCGGGACCCCGAACTCTACAGCGAACCCGACGCGGCCTTCTACGTGGGAATCGAAGTGTCCCGCAGCCGCGAGTACCTGTTCGTCACCATGGAGAGCCATGCCACCAGCGAGGTGCGCGCGCTGCACCTGGACCAGTCGGTGCAACGCGAACTCACCGACCCGGATGCGCTGCGTCTGATTGCGCCGCGCAAGGCAGACGTCGAGTACCACGTGGCCCACAGCGGCGAATCGTTGTTCATCGTGAGCAACGAGGCGGCCATGAATTTTCGCGTGTTCGAAACCCCGGTCACGGATACGGCGCGCGAAAGCTGGCGCGAGATCATCCCCCACCGCCCGGCGGTGAAGATCGAGGGCATCGAAGCCTTCGAGCGCTACCTGGTGGTGGTGGAACGCGAGGGCGGCCTCAAGCGCATCCGCATCATCGACCTCATCACGCGCGAGTCGCGCTACGTCGCCTTCGACGAGCCGGTCTACACGGTGGGGCTGGAGCGCAACCCCGGCTTCCAGGAGACGCAGCTGCGTTTCAGCTATTCGTCGCTCACCATGCCGCGCAGCGTGTTCGACTTCGACATGCAGACCGGCACGCGGGCACTGTTGAAACGCTACGACGTCCCCGGCGACTACGACCCCGCGCGCTACACCAGCGAGCGCGTGCACGCCGCCGCCACCGACGGAACCCGCGTACCCATCTCCCTGGTGTACCGCAAGGACACGCCGCGCGACGGGTCCGCACCACTGTTGCTGTACGGCTACGGCGCGTATGGCATCAGCGTGGAGCCGCATTTCTCGCCCAACCGCGCGAGCCTGCTGGACCGCGGCTTCATCTTTGCCATCGCGCATGTGCGCGGCGGCGGAGAACTGGGCCGCGACTGGTACGAGCGCGGCAAGAAGCTGTACAAACGCAACACGTTCACCGATTTTCTCGCCTGCGCCGACCACCTGGTGGCGCGCAACTACGCGCGCAAGGGCAACATCGTCTGCTACGGTGGCAGCGCGGGCGGCATGCTGATTGGCGCGGTGGTCAACGCGCGTCCGGAGGTCTGGCGCGCGGCGGTGGCGGTGGTTCCGTTTCTCGACGTGCTCAACACCATGCTCGACGACACGTTGCCGCTGACCGTGCTCGAGTACGACGAGTGGGGAAACCCCGCCGACTTGAAGTTCCACGACTATATCCTGTCGTATTCGCCGTACGACAACATGCGCGCCCAGCACTATCCGCCCATGCTGCTCCTGAGCGGCCTCAACGACCGGCGCGTGCAGTACTGGGAGCCGGCCAAGTGGACGGCGAGGCTGCGCACCATCAAGACCGACGGCAACCCGCTGCTGCTGCGAACACGCATGGACGAGGGCCACAAGGGCGCCTCGGGCCGCTACGACTACCTGCGCGATGTGGCGCGGGAGTATGCGTTCATCATCGAGAGCGATCGCATCGGCGCCGAGACAAAGGAAAAGGCATGA